Sequence from the Vanessa tameamea isolate UH-Manoa-2023 chromosome 4, ilVanTame1 primary haplotype, whole genome shotgun sequence genome:
CTTTTGTCACCGTTGAACAcgaagttttcttttaattcgaattaattacatatttttattcaaaataaaagtgtatataaagaaaaatttaaacgaCAAAAATCTtgatataaatacaacatagtTTTATTCACTCGAAACgtaaacgaaaaaatatatttaaatattgatatttaatattgtatcaaatCTGACTGTATAACGTaccgaaaattattaaaattttgaccattaacattgtaaatatcGCTTGTTCCAGCCGATGGCATGACCTATTCGTTCGGAGTATTCTATGCTGAGTTCCTGACCTACTTCAATGAGGGCAAAGGCAAAACTGCGTGGATCGTTTCTATCCTTGTCGGGGTCACGCTAAGTTCAggtaactatattataaattgatcgaAAATAGCTTTCCCCTATCTCATGTCGATTTaagattaacattattttcgtaTAGCCGATAACCAATaccttttattttactatatgaGATATTTCACagggattttttaatattattaaaatttaaaatataataattccgtCAAAATTCTAACAACATTTATCATACATAGTATTTTAATCCTAAGTTAATATAACTAAGCTACTtcatagtaatttaaattaattcgttttactaaaacaaaagaTACTTTGGCCTGCTGTAGTctgaaaactataatattatgttattcacAAATCTATGagattaatatagtttacatgAATCCCTTTAACAGAAACAAAACTTTTCCctacgtaatattaaatataacttaattaaaactgaaaaccaacttaataatattcatgaaaTAAGACTTTTTGATGAAGCTGGCAGTTAGCAACGCCGCTCGGTTCCGAGATAAGCTTTTAAGTAATTATGTGGGAGACAAATAAACTCTCGAGGTTTCAAACTCatcagtattttaaatattgtacaaataaagTCTGTATCTCAGTTAGATACCTTTTCAAAACAGTAATGATTAATTTCAACATAACAATTTTACGCCGTCGTGTGAtgaatgtatgtttatttatgtttataataataaataagttaacaaAAACGTATCTATTATAgaacttttcttttttcttcgataataatatttttattttatatattctctcACTAGCCATACCGACATACTGCTATAGTTACATCAGATTTTACCATAAcgtgaatttaataaatgttactgccatttatttattgtcattgaaaagacttaatttttttcttttgaaggTCCAATCTCAAGTTCGTTCGTTAATCGTTGGGGATGTCGTTCAGTGACGGTAGCAGGGGCGCTACTATCTGCCGCATGCGTGACGTTGTCCGCTTTTGCAAACAACGTGACAACCCTCATTTTCACGGTCGGCATCGGAGCTGGTGTCGGATTTGGCCTCATCTATCTACCTGCTATTGTTAGTGTGACTGTGTGGTTCGAACGTTACAGAAGTCTTGCTACGGGTTTGTATTCCATGCCTATCAACATTACCTAATCTAGTTTTCAATCAATTTAACGAACTAAGACAATTATCACCTAGACTACTTTTGGAAACTTCTTGATTTGATATACTATTTTACTTATGTAAAGATATTtgatttcaaatgtatttacttTCTCCAGGTATAGCGGTATGCGGATCTGGTTTGGGAACATTCTTGTTTGCACCTATAACATCAGCGCTTATTTCAAATTATGGGTGGCGAGGGGCGATGGCACTTATTGGAGCCTTTATACTTAACTGTATTCCATTGGGACTATTGTTCCGACCAGTACCTGAGCGTCCAAGAACACCTGTTACTGAACCAATGTTgcctaagataaataaatcaccCCTAAAAAGATCACAGAGTACAGAACAAGTTGCGCGGGCAAATGGAAAACTTGAAGATGACGTCGCAAGACTAACACTCTCCCAACCTGCTCTAAACAAACCGCACGAACAAAAGCACCATTCCCATTCGCGACACGGTAGTGGTATTATGCAACGACCAGATGTACTCTATCAAGGAAGTATGACCAGTCTAGCTAAATTCAGAGGAGCATCACCAGACAGAgttcaaatttcaataaaaaaagaggAACGTGAACAGAGATGTGGATGGTTACCGTGTTCTCAGGAATCAAAAGCAGCTCTAGCAGAAATGCTTGATATCTCTCTTCTTGTCGATCCTGTATTTATTCTATTCTCGCTATCAAATTTTTTGACTAGTATAGGTTTTTATATACCATACGTGTATACAGTGCCTATGAGTGAGAAACTAGGAGTGGAAGACCCAGCAtacttaatttcaataattggtGCATCCAACTTAGTCGGTCGGATTATTTTAGGGTACATTAGTGACAAACCTTGGGTTAATCGTTTGTTAGCCTATAACTTATGCCTTACTATTGCCGGAATAAGTAAGTATAACAAAAATTTACTTCTTCTCTTTCTTCTTTTTTCAACAAAgagttaaacaaaatatatctgtttTAGGTACTGCAATGGCAATGGCCTGCTGGGAATTTTGGGGACTCGCACTTTATGCAACAACATTTGGTTTTACTATTGGTGCTTACGTCGGTTTAACTTCTGTAGTATTAGTTGATCTTCTTGGTATAGAGAGGTTAACAAATGCGTTTGGTCTCCTCTTACTATTTCAAGGAATCGCCTCACTAATTGGACCACCTTTTGCAGGTAtggttcatatttatttgagtgacttactttataaaaacatatgtttttttattcaaatcacaTGATATTCATAATGGCATAAgtagtaagtaattatttatgacGAGATATGAAGTATCTTAAACCAATATTGGACCAAtcttaatactatttaaatctTAACTATTGTTTTTCagacttgttttttatttaaccaaaCTTGACTTACATGTCTCATAGTACTGACAGGATGTTTATTAATTGAGACGTTTCATTATTTGTTATCAGGTTGGCTGTATGACACGCTGGAATCATACGCGCCGGGATTCTACGTAGCTGGCGGTACGATATCCGTTAGCGGTCTCATCCTTTTCTTTATACCAATGTTAGAGAAACGAGTCGCTAATCGGGATACGATGTTAGAGCAAATTTAGCAGGATGCGTTTAGAGGGATGAGATGCGATTATCCAGTGATCGTACTCAACAGCCCCTCGACACCTTCCTCCATGGGATCCACGGAGGATACCTACAGCAACAGGGTATATACAACTACAATCGTAGACGAATATGTTACAGATAATTACGACGCAGATAATAACGAATATGTAAATAGCGATAGAATAGATGAATGCGGTTTAGTAATTAACGTAAATCAAACTCATTCCAAAGACGATGTGAAAAGTGCGTgtgataattttgattataaagcGTGTGTAAGACAAGATGaagtataagaattataataagttaagaCGCAAAGTGTTTATATGAAATCCAAAGAACTTCAACAAATTTATACACTTaaagtgttatatttaattaatcttatatacatataatattctttgtttatacttattaacattttaattgtaaaatatttaattattctaattaataacTCCCGAAATGAATACAAGCTtaacaagttttttatttattaaatacaaataaaatatactgtattaatgatttaaatcaTACTCTATGTAtccttaatattatatgttccTGTAATAATATTAGGAACCAGTGCACTTTACAAATattgaatgttattatatttaatatactaaactAGACATGTGTATCATAAAGCTGTTttacaattgtatataaataaataaatgtaaataacgcATTAAGGGCCTTATTGTGGACCAAATGTGGGTAGAATGCTATTGAGGTTCAAATAACTGATTATAtgatttgtaaaatgttatcGCTAGTCGATTAAATCTTCGCAAACAATGTATTAATaagctatttaattaataatcatgtttattttttcaaaaacttttCAAACTCGATAtgtattatagttaaaaatatcggACCTTCACTTTGCATTGTGTACACTACATTAGACTGACTTATATGAATATACGCAatcaatactatatattatattttctacagaGCAGCGCGATTCTTCgtacaaatttttaaattataataatatcgattttaaaattaatcacgaTTGCAATGTGAATGAATGTTAACTATGACTTTGATTATTAAAGTTACCACAGCAATTGagttaatcttttaattaaccttttcagaatattttgtttttgtatatacaacttttataatCGTAATAAGTTAAAATGCATCATTCATTATTGAAGACATCAAAACTCACATTGAAATCGCTAGTAAATATTAAGAAGTTGTAAATGAAACATTAATCGATAACCTGTTCATGATGTTATAACTTATTTTGATACTGTGGCTCACTGTGAGAATTTAAACTCGCCTTCCAGGGAATACCAcgtgtataaaaaatacttataccctcaattacatttacattaagattaatttatgattatttattattctaaactTGAATGATGATAtgccaaatataatttatcaattcacAACAACACACTTACAAACTTAAACTTAaacgttaacatttttttaaacccaaaatttattatttttatcaaaaaaaatatcttccttacaattttttaatttgttgtttcaTAATGCAGCgactcaatatttatatatttattttaacttatataaataaacataatattattaaaaaacctacGAGtacctacaaataaatattacacaatttgtaataaatcacaaaaaaaaaacaatttacataagGACTATACGTTTGATAGTTGactgaaaaaacatttttaatattaattcaatggaATATGCATCGTATTAACTTATACATATTGCACTAATACATCGATTCTTAAAGCTATGCACACGTTAGAATAATCGTtgacaaaaattaaatgtatgattTGTCTAGCATATATTAAAACGTATAGATTATATATGTGTACATTGGAGTATAGAATAGGAATCCTACTCTTTCTTAACAACCTTATCAATTTTATCACCACCTGTAAAAATCTGAATCATTTTCTGATGAGTTTTAGCGTCGACAAGAAACATTGCTATTGTAATAAACGCAGGCGccacctaaaatatatttcaattatttcaaacaatagcttctaattatattcttttaatataaaaaaaaaaacattagtgattattattataataatattaatataataatataagcaaaaGATGACATCCTTATAAATGTATCAATTGCTTACCCAATGAATCCATACCGCCCACTGTATTGCTGAGACCGAGGGCTGAAATGGAACACCATCAGAAAGCAGACTCGAAAGCACAACCCATCCTCGTATAGCAGCTATTGGCATCCAACAAAGCAGGTTCACGATAGTTATAACAATTACACTCTGAAAttgaattcataaaatatactaattttatttttaatatataatcaattaataaaactctctgcatttttattatatataaataatgcaataaGCATAATTGATCTCATGACATTTtctgtaatgtatgtatttcatttacaaacatGTACCTAATAAGTTGTTTAAATAAGTGATTACCTTAGTAAATCGTATttctttcattaatttttcCGATTGATCGTATTTCGCTTCTAAATTTGTTGCCCAAAACAGCATCGTTAACCTAAAACGATACAAGAcctaaattagaaataataaaaatcagtcatacgaaatatttttataatgattatagtataggcataaaaaaatatattatttgttaaaaaaataaataaaacatttaaatataaataacgtataaaaacattttaatacgcACATAAATCCTGTTGATTTTACACTGCGAAGCAAAAATATTGCAAGGACAACATATCTCTGCCACGTAGCCGGTAAAACCATATCCAAGACACAAGATTGGCATGAAAAATCATATCCGAATT
This genomic interval carries:
- the LOC113394278 gene encoding monocarboxylate transporter 12 produces the protein MSHGGVKSAKNGSSSQAVETSREGSESLPPPPDGGWGWMVVFASFMIHIVTDGMTYSFGVFYAEFLTYFNEGKGKTAWIVSILVGVTLSSGPISSSFVNRWGCRSVTVAGALLSAACVTLSAFANNVTTLIFTVGIGAGVGFGLIYLPAIVSVTVWFERYRSLATGIAVCGSGLGTFLFAPITSALISNYGWRGAMALIGAFILNCIPLGLLFRPVPERPRTPVTEPMLPKINKSPLKRSQSTEQVARANGKLEDDVARLTLSQPALNKPHEQKHHSHSRHGSGIMQRPDVLYQGSMTSLAKFRGASPDRVQISIKKEEREQRCGWLPCSQESKAALAEMLDISLLVDPVFILFSLSNFLTSIGFYIPYVYTVPMSEKLGVEDPAYLISIIGASNLVGRIILGYISDKPWVNRLLAYNLCLTIAGISTAMAMACWEFWGLALYATTFGFTIGAYVGLTSVVLVDLLGIERLTNAFGLLLLFQGIASLIGPPFAGWLYDTLESYAPGFYVAGGTISVSGLILFFIPMLEKRVANRDTMLEQI